The Prevotella sp. oral taxon 299 str. F0039 genome has a segment encoding these proteins:
- a CDS encoding DUF4141 domain-containing protein, whose product MKKYIFMALLGLSLSVPKAHAQWVVTDPGNFAGNIVNSVKEIATASKTVKNTLDGFKEVEKLYNDTKKYYDALKKVNNLIGDAYKVKECILMVGDISEIYVTSYKKMLSDKNFRPSELAAMASGYAKLLEQSGESLKELKSIVKSNVFSMNDHERMQAIDRIYTTLRENRSLVSYYTRKNISVSYVRAREKNNLASVKALYGNTASRYW is encoded by the coding sequence ATGAAAAAGTACATTTTCATGGCTCTCTTAGGATTGAGCCTTTCTGTTCCCAAAGCCCACGCACAGTGGGTAGTAACCGACCCTGGCAATTTTGCCGGCAACATCGTCAATTCGGTCAAGGAGATAGCCACCGCCTCGAAGACAGTGAAGAATACCCTTGACGGTTTTAAGGAAGTGGAAAAACTCTACAACGACACCAAGAAGTATTATGATGCCCTAAAGAAGGTGAATAACCTTATAGGAGATGCCTACAAGGTCAAGGAGTGCATTCTGATGGTGGGCGACATCTCTGAGATTTACGTCACCTCCTATAAGAAGATGCTTTCGGACAAGAACTTCCGCCCTTCGGAACTCGCTGCGATGGCTTCGGGCTATGCCAAACTCTTGGAGCAGAGTGGTGAGAGTCTCAAAGAACTAAAGTCCATCGTCAAGAGTAATGTCTTCTCGATGAACGACCACGAACGAATGCAGGCAATCGACCGTATTTATACCACACTGAGGGAAAATCGCTCGCTCGTATCCTACTACACAAGGAAAAACATCTCTGTAAGCTATGTGCGTGCAAGGGAAAAGAACAACCTTGCCTCTGTTAAGGCACTCTATGGTAATACGGCAAGCAGGTATTGGTAA
- the traJ gene encoding conjugative transposon protein TraJ — translation MDFASLHELLRSTYDEMMPLCAQMTGIAKGIAGLGALFYIALRVWASIARAEAIDVFPLLRPFVLGFCIMFFPTVVLGTMNAVLSPVVQGTEMMVHQQEGNLAELTAKRDKLQEEAYLRNPETAYLVSNEKFDEKIEDMGIIGPEDAVTIAGMYAERAAYQTKQWIMKMVHDLLELLFHAAGLIIDTLRTFILIVLAILGPIVFGIAVWDGLAGSLTAWFSRYISVYLWLPVSSILTALLTKIQVLMVQKDIEALSDPNYLPDSGTWYYIVFFLIGIVGYFCVPTVAGWIIEAGGGIGSYGRNVNQTAQHGAQGAYTGGKAAMAGAGAAVGNVGGRIKGALLKGK, via the coding sequence ATGGATTTTGCCAGTTTACATGAGCTACTACGCTCAACCTATGACGAGATGATGCCGCTCTGTGCCCAGATGACGGGTATTGCCAAAGGCATTGCAGGCTTGGGTGCGCTCTTTTATATTGCTCTTCGGGTATGGGCTTCCATTGCCCGTGCCGAGGCGATAGACGTCTTTCCGCTTCTCCGACCTTTTGTCTTAGGCTTTTGTATAATGTTCTTTCCGACAGTCGTACTGGGTACGATGAATGCCGTTCTCTCGCCCGTAGTGCAGGGAACGGAGATGATGGTACACCAGCAAGAGGGGAACCTTGCAGAACTTACTGCCAAGCGAGACAAGTTGCAAGAGGAAGCCTACCTTAGGAATCCTGAAACAGCCTACCTTGTCTCCAACGAGAAGTTCGATGAGAAGATTGAGGACATGGGTATCATCGGACCTGAAGATGCTGTGACGATAGCGGGTATGTATGCCGAGCGTGCAGCCTATCAGACCAAGCAGTGGATCATGAAGATGGTACACGACCTTTTGGAACTTCTGTTCCATGCTGCAGGGCTTATCATCGACACGCTACGCACCTTCATACTCATCGTTCTTGCCATTCTCGGTCCGATAGTCTTCGGCATAGCCGTATGGGATGGTCTTGCTGGTTCACTTACGGCATGGTTCTCACGCTATATCTCTGTCTACCTGTGGCTGCCTGTTAGCTCTATTCTAACGGCACTGCTTACGAAAATACAGGTGCTGATGGTACAGAAGGATATCGAAGCGCTCAGTGATCCTAACTACCTGCCTGATTCGGGGACGTGGTACTACATCGTCTTCTTCCTTATCGGTATTGTGGGCTACTTCTGTGTACCTACCGTGGCAGGCTGGATTATCGAAGCAGGAGGTGGTATCGGCTCATACGGTCGTAATGTCAACCAGACAGCACAGCATGGTGCGCAAGGCGCATATACCGGTGGCAAGGCTGCCATGGCTGGCGCAGGTGCTGCTGTGGGAAATGTCGGTGGACGTATCAAGGGTGCACTGCTCAAAGGAAAATAA
- the traK gene encoding conjugative transposon protein TraK, whose protein sequence is MEFKSLGNIETSFRHIRLYAFVFAIVCVAVSGYAVYASYSFAKEQREKIYVLDQGKSLMLALSQDASRNRPVEAREHVRRFHELFFTIAPDKDAIEKNMERAFVLCDKSAFNYYKDLAEKGYYNRAISGNVNQRIEVDSIHCNFNTYPYAVTTYAREFIVRQSNVTERSLVTTCTLQNSVRSDNNPQGFLMENFLVKENRDIQTYKR, encoded by the coding sequence ATGGAATTCAAATCACTTGGTAATATCGAGACCTCATTCAGACACATAAGACTCTATGCCTTTGTCTTTGCCATCGTCTGCGTGGCAGTAAGCGGTTATGCCGTCTATGCCTCATACAGCTTCGCAAAGGAGCAGAGGGAGAAAATCTATGTGCTTGATCAGGGAAAGTCGCTCATGCTGGCTCTCAGTCAGGATGCAAGTCGTAATCGTCCCGTAGAGGCAAGAGAGCATGTGCGTCGTTTTCATGAACTGTTCTTCACCATTGCACCCGACAAGGATGCCATTGAGAAGAATATGGAGCGTGCCTTCGTGCTGTGTGACAAGTCGGCTTTCAACTATTACAAAGACTTGGCAGAGAAGGGCTATTATAACCGTGCCATATCGGGCAATGTCAATCAGCGCATAGAGGTGGACTCTATCCACTGCAACTTTAATACTTACCCTTATGCGGTAACAACCTATGCACGGGAGTTTATCGTCCGTCAGAGTAACGTTACAGAGCGCAGTCTTGTTACGACCTGCACGCTGCAGAACTCTGTCCGTTCGGACAATAACCCGCAAGGCTTCCTGATGGAGAACTTCCTCGTCAAGGAGAACAGGGATATACAGACCTATAAAAGATAA
- the traM gene encoding conjugative transposon protein TraM → MDNKQKEQMKKGLVFGGLGLLFALSMWFIFAPSSKDKTAAEQGLNDSIPQATTEKLTENKLKAYELGDKAHEEEQTREEMGRLSDYFAQNTAPSEEQRAETAASMAKIENSMHRYEENNRLLNSFYAPDPHEQEREALRSEIDNLKKELSAKDSREDNEEKRQLALMEKSYQMAAKYLPKASTPPTFNNGLTVGKEKTEDTVGGSEAAKGKTMQNEKPAMEVLPERRQIVSSLDQPMSDVYFMEEYGKKARNMGFHSLASTAVPTMRNTLKVVVDRTTVLKEGDNVVLRLLESAKVQGLHIPRQSRLIAVAKIEGNRMHLLIKSIEVDGHIIAVKLSAYDTDGQEGVYIPGSEDINALKEVGANIGGSMGTSFTFASSAKDQIISEAARGVMQSASQLLQKKLRTIKVTLKGGYRLFLVQSK, encoded by the coding sequence ATGGATAATAAACAGAAAGAACAAATGAAGAAAGGCTTGGTCTTCGGAGGATTAGGACTGCTGTTTGCCCTTTCAATGTGGTTTATCTTCGCACCTTCGAGCAAGGATAAGACTGCAGCGGAGCAGGGACTCAATGACAGCATCCCGCAGGCAACGACAGAAAAGCTCACCGAGAACAAGCTCAAAGCCTATGAATTAGGCGACAAGGCACACGAGGAAGAACAGACCCGTGAGGAGATGGGCAGACTATCGGACTATTTCGCACAGAACACTGCTCCATCAGAGGAGCAGCGTGCAGAGACAGCTGCTTCTATGGCAAAGATAGAAAACTCCATGCATCGCTATGAGGAGAATAACCGTCTGCTGAACTCCTTTTACGCTCCCGACCCACACGAGCAGGAGCGTGAAGCCTTGCGTTCGGAGATAGATAACCTTAAAAAGGAACTCTCTGCCAAAGACAGTAGGGAGGACAATGAAGAGAAACGGCAGCTTGCCTTGATGGAAAAGAGCTATCAGATGGCAGCGAAGTATCTCCCCAAAGCATCAACTCCACCTACCTTCAATAATGGTCTGACGGTAGGAAAGGAGAAGACGGAAGACACTGTAGGTGGCTCTGAAGCCGCTAAGGGCAAGACCATGCAGAATGAAAAGCCTGCAATGGAAGTTCTGCCGGAGCGTAGGCAGATAGTATCTTCACTTGACCAGCCTATGAGCGATGTGTACTTTATGGAGGAATACGGCAAGAAGGCTCGTAATATGGGCTTTCATTCGCTTGCAAGCACGGCTGTACCTACGATGCGCAATACGCTGAAAGTAGTAGTGGACAGAACTACTGTTCTTAAGGAGGGTGACAATGTTGTGCTCCGTCTGCTTGAAAGTGCTAAGGTACAGGGACTGCACATTCCACGTCAAAGCCGGCTCATAGCCGTCGCTAAGATAGAAGGTAACCGTATGCACCTACTTATCAAAAGCATTGAGGTAGACGGGCATATCATAGCCGTCAAGCTCTCGGCATACGATACAGACGGACAGGAGGGCGTGTATATACCAGGTTCGGAGGATATCAATGCGCTTAAGGAAGTCGGAGCGAACATCGGTGGTTCAATGGGAACCTCCTTTACCTTCGCTTCCTCTGCCAAGGACCAGATTATCTCCGAGGCTGCCCGTGGGGTGATGCAGAGTGCAAGTCAGCTGCTTCAGAAGAAGCTGCGCACTATCAAGGTTACGCTCAAGGGTGGTTACCGCCTTTTCTTGGTTCAGTCCAAATAA
- the traN gene encoding conjugative transposon protein TraN — MKKIILSMAMLAMVGATATAQENNDGLTPSRPLTSGELFQGMSRAIPTGRVVLPYGLDITFDKTVHLIFPSAIRYVDLGSQNIIAGKAEDAENVLRVKASVKDFETETNMSVICEDGSFYAFNVKYADEPEKLSIEMKDFLSPTNGRLPSNRSDIYFKELGNESPVLVKLMMQTIYQNDRRCIKHIGAQQFGMKFLLRGLYAHNGLLYFHTRMENSTNMPYSVDFITFKVIDKKMAKRTAIQEQILQPLRAYHQVMQVRGMGSEHTVFALEQFSLAEDKQLEVTLYERNGGRTLTFYVTAEDLQLAKKIDNLKLKW, encoded by the coding sequence ATGAAGAAAATTATTTTATCAATGGCTATGCTTGCCATGGTGGGAGCAACAGCCACAGCACAGGAAAATAATGATGGTCTGACACCAAGCCGTCCGCTTACTTCTGGAGAGCTCTTTCAAGGTATGAGCCGTGCCATACCAACGGGGCGTGTCGTACTGCCGTATGGTCTTGACATTACCTTTGACAAGACCGTGCATCTTATCTTCCCTTCTGCCATTCGCTATGTAGACTTAGGTTCACAGAATATCATTGCAGGGAAGGCGGAGGATGCAGAGAACGTACTACGTGTAAAGGCTTCGGTGAAGGACTTTGAAACGGAAACCAATATGAGTGTCATCTGTGAGGATGGCTCATTTTACGCTTTTAATGTAAAATATGCCGATGAGCCGGAGAAGCTCAGCATAGAGATGAAGGACTTCTTGTCACCAACGAACGGACGCCTGCCAAGCAACCGCTCTGACATTTACTTTAAGGAACTTGGTAATGAGTCGCCCGTATTAGTAAAGCTGATGATGCAGACTATCTATCAGAATGACAGACGCTGCATCAAGCACATTGGTGCACAGCAGTTCGGTATGAAGTTCCTGCTTCGTGGCTTGTACGCCCATAATGGCTTGCTGTATTTCCACACTCGTATGGAAAACAGCACGAACATGCCATACTCTGTGGATTTTATCACATTCAAGGTGATCGATAAGAAGATGGCAAAGCGCACCGCCATACAAGAGCAAATATTGCAGCCACTTCGTGCCTATCATCAGGTGATGCAGGTGCGTGGCATGGGTAGTGAACACACTGTGTTTGCGCTCGAGCAGTTTTCTCTTGCAGAAGACAAGCAGCTTGAAGTGACGCTCTATGAAAGAAATGGCGGTCGTACACTGACTTTTTATGTAACGGCAGAAGACCTGCAGCTGGCAAAGAAGATTGATAACCTCAAACTGAAATGGTAG
- a CDS encoding conjugal transfer protein TraO produces MVDIMKKKIILSVCAAVAMAFSLPSQAQRLIPKQRGIEVVGSVPLIKGEKLFTGNNFGVGISLTRYLKKENYTFVMAEYEQQNMPYRSYNVKLKDALLQVGYMHPVLSDRGKNVFLYGGISALGGYEQLNEDKRLLPDGATLLDRSRFVYGGAVHGSVEVFLTDRVLFLVKAQGRLLFGSDVHRFRLAVSAGLRFNF; encoded by the coding sequence ATGGTAGACATTATGAAGAAGAAAATCATTTTATCGGTTTGTGCAGCGGTGGCAATGGCTTTTAGCTTGCCATCTCAGGCACAGAGACTGATACCCAAGCAAAGGGGAATAGAGGTCGTAGGGAGTGTTCCACTTATCAAGGGTGAGAAACTCTTTACAGGTAATAATTTCGGTGTAGGCATATCGCTTACCCGTTATCTCAAAAAGGAGAACTACACCTTTGTTATGGCAGAGTATGAACAGCAGAATATGCCGTACAGAAGTTATAACGTAAAACTCAAGGATGCACTATTGCAGGTGGGCTATATGCACCCTGTTCTTTCCGATAGAGGTAAGAACGTGTTTCTTTATGGTGGCATATCCGCTTTGGGTGGCTATGAGCAACTGAACGAGGACAAAAGGCTACTGCCCGATGGGGCGACGCTGCTCGACCGCTCCCGCTTTGTCTATGGCGGTGCCGTGCATGGCTCGGTGGAAGTGTTCCTTACTGACAGGGTTCTTTTTCTTGTAAAGGCACAGGGGCGGTTGCTCTTCGGCTCTGACGTACATCGTTTTCGTCTGGCTGTTTCTGCAGGACTAAGGTTTAACTTTTAA
- a CDS encoding DUF3872 domain-containing protein, with protein MKKILNTIWVMGVLSLAVFCLSACDRDLDVQQSYPFTVETMPVQKDIIRGQTAEIRCTLKRGGEFADTRYTIRYFQSDGKGLLRNDNGTVFKPNDRYPLTKNVFRLYYTSLSSDRQTIDVYVEDSFGKVQQLTFSFNNEREEGKDKPASSRH; from the coding sequence ATGAAGAAGATATTGAATACTATTTGGGTAATGGGCGTGCTGTCCCTTGCCGTGTTTTGCCTATCTGCTTGTGATAGGGATTTGGATGTTCAGCAGTCTTATCCGTTTACGGTGGAGACGATGCCGGTTCAGAAGGACATCATAAGGGGGCAGACAGCTGAGATACGCTGCACGCTCAAGCGAGGCGGTGAGTTTGCCGACACTCGCTATACGATACGTTATTTCCAGTCTGACGGCAAGGGCTTACTAAGAAATGATAACGGCACTGTCTTTAAGCCGAATGACCGCTATCCGCTCACAAAGAATGTGTTCCGCCTGTATTACACTTCGCTCTCATCTGACCGCCAAACAATTGATGTATATGTGGAGGATAGTTTCGGTAAGGTTCAGCAGCTGACCTTTAGTTTTAACAACGAGCGAGAAGAGGGCAAGGATAAGCCTGCATCTTCTCGCCACTAA